A stretch of Anoplopoma fimbria isolate UVic2021 breed Golden Eagle Sablefish chromosome 4, Afim_UVic_2022, whole genome shotgun sequence DNA encodes these proteins:
- the si:ch211-114c17.1 gene encoding pre-mRNA-processing factor 39: MAAEGYEEMSGNGELEETSAMEASEVAASPPAEMAEMSEENGSPVVAPEAPVAPDPVTFSMPPPAEEEEGEFPPDFERLWKAAHDNPQDFTSWTDLLQYCEQESHITASRRALEAFLIRYPLCYGYWKKFADLERRAGYNNKAEEVCVQGLKAIPLSVDLWIHYINLLLGTLDMNLPESPTRIRSVFEEAVVAAGLDFHSDRLWDLYVEWEKEQGNMKKAAGVLDRVLKVPTQLYNTHYDKFKEHLNSQEPKEVLSSEEYEELRTFCRQSQKAERAEQAQEDEEERPPGEEEPATPEGTDSEELMQKIREQVLVRRDKVYQDNEGEVRKRWHYEDAIKRPYFHVKPLDRLQLRAWHSYLDWEIAQLNKDTRDPQEPQQDPDQAATEESEVTAQPQEQSEDAEVAHDDYRVRILFERCLIACALYEEFWIRYNQYLESQSLDEARAIFKRACEVHLAYKPNIHMQWATFEERHGDLTEARRILEALEKTLPGLAVVRLRRAALERRAGQLDQSEALLREAVDESKEKPTLHAFYSIKLARLLLKLGRNPSRARRVLQEALEISPDNDKLHLNLLELEVSGDPSAEAVQECVTRALAAPLAPHTKILFSQRGLQFAEDYSNSIQSVLSVYEEHQKLLKELGGTKRGAENGDEDSEKLSKSDDGSAVAVSAQVTPTMPHVPITTPPPPVMGADANSQAGYGGYGSWYQQPQYGSYGSYGYQNTWNYNQGYYPPS, from the exons ATGGCGGCGGAAGGCTATGAGGAGATGAGCGGCAACGGGGAGCTCGAGGAGACCTCAG CCATGGAGGCCTCTGAGGTTGCTGCATCGCCTCCGGCTGAAATGGCAGAGATGTCAGAAGAGAACGGCAGTCCTGTCGTGGCCCCTGAGGCCCCCGTAGCTCCTGACCCTGTTACCTTCTCAATGCCCCCACCTGccgaagaagaggagggagaattTCCCCCAGACTTTGAGCGCCTGTGGAAAGCCGCCCACGACAATCCTCAAGACTTCACCAGCTGGACTGACCTGCTGCAGTATTGCGAGcaagag AGTCACATCACAGCGTCACGCAGAGCTCTAGAGGCTTTCCTCATTCGTTACCCACTCTGCTACGGCTACTGGAAGAAATTTGCAGATCTGGAGCGCCGTGCTGGGTACAACAACAAAGCAGAGGAG GTGTGTGTTCAGGGCCTCAAGGCAATCCCTCTGAGTGTGGATTTGTGGATCCACTACATCAATCTGCTGCTGGGAACACTGGACATGAATCTCCCCGAGTCGCCTACGCGGATTCGCAG TGTGTTTGAGGAAGCGGTTGTGGCAGCAGGTCTGGACTTCCACTCAGACAGGCTTTGGGATCTTTATGTCGAGTGGGAAAAGGAGCAGGGGAACATGAAGAAAGCAGCAGGCGTCCTAGACAGAGTCCTCAAAGTCCCCACCCAGCTCTACAACACCCACTATGACAA GTTCAAAGAACACCTGAACAGCCAGGAGCCTAAAGAGGTGCTTTCCTCGGAGGAGTATGAGGAGCTGAGGACGTTCTGCCGTCAGAGTCAGAAGGCGGAGCGTGCCGAACAAGctcaggaggatgaggaggagcgGCCGCCAGGGGAGGAAGAGCCCGCCACACCTGAGGGCACAGACTCA gAGGAATTGATGCAGAAGATTAGGGAACAAGTGCTGGTTCGCAGGGACAAAGTGTACCAGGACAACGAGGGAGAAGTCCGCAAGAGATGGCACTATGAAGACGCT ATCAAACGTCCTTACTTCCATGTCAAGCCACTGGATCGCCTCCAGCTGCGGGCCTGGCACTCCTACCTGGACTGGGAGATCGCTCAGCTGAACAAGGACACCAGAGACCCACAAGAACCCCAACAAG ATCCGGACCAGGCAGCCACAGAGGAGTCGGAGGTCACAGCCCAGCCTCAGGAACAATCAGAGGATGCAGAGGTTGCCCATGACGACTACAGGGTTCGCATCCTCTTTGAGCGTTGCCTGATCGCATGCGCTCTGTATGAGGAGTTCTGGATCAGG TACAATCAGTACCTGGAGTCGCAGAGTTTGGACGAGGCGCGGGCTATTTTCAAACGAGCCTGTGAGGTCCACCTGGCGTACAAACCCAACATCCACATGCAGTGGGCCACCTTTGAGGAGAGGCACG GTGACTTAACTGAAGCCCGGCGAATACTGGAGGCTCTGGAGAAAACGCTACCCGGGTTAGCGGTGGTCCGTCTTCGCAGGGCAGCGTTGGAGAGGCGAGCGGGCCAGCTGGACCAATCGGAGGCCTTGCTGCGGGAGGCGGTGGATGAATCCAAAGAGAAGCCCACGTTGCACGCTTTTTATTCCATCAAGCTGGCTCGTCTGCTGCTGAAGCTGGGCAGGAACCCCAGCAGAGCCCGCAGAGTTTTACAGGAGGCGCTGGAGATAAGCCCG GATAACGATAAGCTGCACCTGAACCTGTTGGAGCTGGAGGTCTCGGGGGACCCCTCAGCGGAGGCGGTGCAGGAGTGTGTGACGAGAGCCCTGGCAGCTCCGCTCGCCCCACACACCAAGATCCTCTTCTCACAGAGAGGCCTGCAGTTTGCAGAGGACTACAGCAACTCTATCCAGAG TGTGCTGTCGGTCTATGAGGAGCATCAGAAGCTGCTGAAGGAGCTCGGTGGAacgaagagaggagcagagaacgG ggatgAGGACTCGGAGAAGCTGAGCAAAAGTGACGACGGCTCAGCTGTTGCCGTGTCTGCACAAGTCACACCTACCATGCCGCATGTCCCCAtcaccacccctcctcctcctgtgatGGGCGCCGATGCCAACTCCCAGGCCGGCTACGGGGGATACGGCAGCTGGTACCAG CAACCGCAGTACGGCAGCTACGGCAGTTACGGCTACCAGAACACCTGGAACTACAACCAAGGCTACTATCCTCCCAGCTAA